TATCGAACATGAGCTCCATCACACCGTCGCGAATGATGAATTGCCGTTTGAGCAGCATTTCTCCAGCAATCGCCCCATTCGGCGTCTCGTACGCCGCCTGACCAGGAGCGTAGTCATAATAAAGACTAGAGATGGGAGCTCTCCAATCATAGACCAAATACGAAAGGCCGGCTTCATCTAAAAAGCTTGCGATTCCTAAATAAATCTTTTCCGTTATTTGCTCTCCCTGCTCTACGAAGTCAATTCGGCCAAAATAGGGTGAACGCTCCAGCCTCCTAAGCTTTCCAAGAGTGACCGCGGCATGACGATGTCTTTGCTCCCGATGAAACAAAATCTCCGACTGCTGCTTCAAGCTGGCATGCGATTCGATTGCATCATCCACCGTACTGAAGTCAACCGTGACATGGTCCCAGAAATTTTTACGAATATCGACAACCTCTGCTCTAACTTCACCGACTTCATCTTCCAGCTGCTGAATTTTAGTCCGGATCTGGGAAGTGACATCCGTTACTCTAGCTTGCTCAGCGGCCCAATCCTGGTCGTGCGGCACCTGCTCTTCTTGCTCGGTCTTATTCATGCATTCGCCCCTTTTCATACAGGATTAAGAAAGGATTTGACAACCCATCTTCTTGGTGGTATAATTATATTAGGATAACTTTGTTTAATATAAAATTTATTTCAAGCTAATTTTTATTATAACAATTCCTACATATGAAATCAATCAAAACGGCCTGATCTCTTAGAGATTCGGTCGTTTTTTTATAAGTTTACATTTCTTCCCTTAAGGTGCTATGTAGAAGATGCCGAGGCTGGTGATCCGGGGCTGCTCGGTGCTCTTCCGAATGAGTACTTGCTTCCCCTTTATGCGCCAAAACAACCCGTTTTATTCTTGCCCGATTTCCCCCTCTTGTAATCCATAGTCGATCATTCCCTATGAAGCTGCCTGATTCTTTGAATGGCGCGAATATGATGATAGGCGTGACCTGACATCATTTTCAAAAGCTGACCGACCGATTCCTCCCGTGCTGAAGTAATCACCCGCCGTTCTAACGCGTCCGGCAAACAGCCGCAAAGACCGAGAATATGTGCGCGAATAGTGCGAAACAGGAGAAGCTCCGTTTCAATCGACCTCTTGGCATACGATAGCCCGACGCTCCAGTCATCCTGTGAAAAGGGATTGCCCTGGTAGCTTCTCCCCGGCTCCGCCAATGCAAATTTCACCTTGTGTATGGTTATGAGCTCCAGATCTACAACATGCAGAAGCTGCTCGCGAATGGACCATTTTCCCAGGGTTCCCCTATGATCAAGCTGATCATTGGTCAATCCCTGAATGGCAGCTTCCAGCTCATCCGCTCCCCGCGCATACCGGTCCAGAATCTCTTCATGACTTGGAAACAACTCCTCCCAGTAGACGACGAGGTATTCATTAGGGATTGGGACAAGGAGCTTGCGAATGGAGCCAGGATCCTCGTCGCGGGAAAATTCGTCCCAGCCCCGCATACGGAGACTCTTTTCCATTTCCGCTATCGATGACACTCCCACATAGATGCTGTCCCCCTGTTTAGGCCGATGAGCACTGGCTGCAAGCCAATTCTGAAGCTCTTCCATCTGTTTTCCTTGCTGCTTCAAAGCTTGGTACTTTTCTCTGTTGATGAACAAAACCGGATACTCCGGTACAATCTCCAGCATCCCCATTTCCATAGGCAAGCTTACGTCCGATTCGAACGCCCGCCAGCCCAGTCTCGATATGTAAATAGTCTCTACTTGCTCCAGGCTGTCCACTTGAAGCAGCAGCTTTGCTTTCATCATCGTCAACGGCAAACCCTCTTTTCTACTAAATAAGGGCTAAGCTGCACTCACCCCAAAACTTATAAATTCTGGCGAGTTAAAAAAAATAGCGCTCCATCTGAGTTCGACGGAGCACCATGATTTCCTACTTTTTGGCTGTGCGATAAGCTTCGATGTACTGGGCAGCTTTCTTGGCCACCAGGCTGTAATCGCCTGTTTTGACGGCATCGCTTGTCAGGTCGGAGCCAATACCGACGGCAACTGCGCCCGCTTGGATCCATTCGCCGAGATTGCTCAGCGATACGCCGCCTGTCGGCATGATGTTCGCCTGCGGCAGCGGCCCTTTGATGGCCTTGATCATTCCCGGGGAGTACAGATTGCCCGGGAACAGCTTCACGATATCGACGCCAAGCTCCAGCGCCGTTTGGATTTCCTGAATCGTCATGCAGCCGGGCATGACGGGAACTCGATACCGGTTGCAGAGCGCAACCGTTTGAGGGTTTAGCGATGGGCCGACGACGAATTCGGCCCCGCTTAGAATCGCGGCGCGCGCCGTCTCGGGGTCGAGTGCCGTGCCGACCCCGATGATCGCGTACTTCGCCGCGTCCTGCGCTGTGCTCGAGTAGCGCTTCGCCAGCTCCTCGATGGCGCGCAGCGCAAAGGTACGGTCATCGTGACCTCGATGACCTTGATGCCTCCGGAAATGGCCTGTTCGGCCATTTCTACGACTTCCTCAGGCGTTTCGCCGCGCAGCACGGCGACAACACCTTCTTGTGTGATTTTCTGAATCAATTGAATCTTTTTCATGAGTGTAAGCACCTTCCTGAAATGAGTGTTGTGTATGAGTTGGACATTGTGATTGTTTCTGTTACCTCTTTTGTTTCTGTTCCCATGTGAGTGGGTGCATGTATTGGCTTTATTGTTCGCTTCAATGCATCTTCATTGTTTGCTTCATCGTATGTGCATGGCATTTTTCTTGCATTATTCTGTACTCTACCGTTTGCATAACTTGAATGCATCCTAGTTAGCATTAGTAATGCATCATTTTGACACGGGCTTTAGTGTACGTGTTTGCGTCTGCATCTGCTCCTGCGCTTTGCTCCTGCCAATTCGCTCCTGCTTTTGCTCTAGCTTTTGCTCTTGCACCTGCCATTTGCTCCTGCAATTTGCTCTTGCATTTTCTCTTGCCCCTGCAATTTGCTCCTGCATTTGCTATTGCATTTGCACCTGCTCCTGCAATTCGCTCCTGCTTTTGCTCTAGCTTTTGCTCTTGCACCTGCATTTGCTCCTGCAATTTGCTCTTGCATTTGCTCTTGCATTTGCTCTTGCCCCTACAATTTGCTCCTGCATTTGCTATTGCTCTTGCTCTTGCGCTTGCACTCGCTCATGCATTTGTATCAACGCTCAACATGCTTTACGTTGTTTAATACAGCCTCGACCTGCTCCCAAGTCGGAGCGCCTTCCCAGTCCCCTTCAGCTTGTACAATGAGGGAACCGACCAAGTTGCCGATGCGGACAGCTTTCGCATAATCATAGCCTTTTACAAGTCCAACTAAGAAACCTGCGCAGAAGCCGTCTCCAGCCCCGACTGTATCCACGACCTGTTCAGCTTTGAAATAAGGCACAGCCGTAATGGACTCTTTATCCACTACGTAGGTCTCATCTTCCCCGCCCTTCACAATAGAGATGCCGGGCAGCTCGCGCAGCTTGGTCACAATCGTGTCCCAATCTTCTGTTTGATACAGCAGCTTAAGCTCATCCAGTCCCGGAAGAAAATAATCCGCTTCCTTAGCAAGCTCCAGCAGGACGCCGCGCGCTTCTTCAATGGACCAAAGCTTTAACCGCAGGTTCGGATCAAAGCTTACTTTAACTCCATGCTTGCGAGCCAGACGGATCGCCTCGATGGCAGTCTGCTTACAGGATTCACTTAAAGCAGGTGTAATACCTGTAACATGCAAAATTTTCGCCTGGGCGATGTACGCTTCATCCAAGTGCTCTGGTGTCATGCGGCTTGCCGCAGAGTTTTTTCGATAGTAATATACGGATGTCTTGCCCATCAGCACTTCCCGCATCATTAAGCCTGTAGGCGCTTCTGCAGTCAGCTCTGCCCTCGAGACATCCACTCCTTCACCGCGGATTCTTTTGAGAATCATGCGACCTAATGGATCCTTACCCAAGCGTCCGAACCATCCCACCCTCGCTCCAAGTCTTGCCGCTCCAATCGCTACATTGCTTTCAGCTCCACCGAACAAGCTGTCCAGCTGCGAAGAATACTCCAGTCCTTTGCCGCTCGTAGGCATAAGCAACGCCATCGTTTCACCAAAAGTGACGATTTCAGGGGCTTGAACGGATTCATTTTGCATATTCGACATACGACCTCCATCTATATACCGGCACTAGGAACATGCCTTTACGTTTAATTGAAACGTTTAAACTAAGATACAAAACTTATTATAGTGTATCCGTACCGTTTTCACCACCATTGTTTAGCCAAAAAATCATAAAGCGCATTGCTCAACTTCAAATCCAAGCTCTTCAATCATTCGGTGGTCTTGCTCCGCTTCCTGTCCTTCCGTTGTCAAATAATCACCAACAAACACAGAATTGGCCGCATAGAGACTCAAGCTTTGCAGCGAGCCCAAATTCACTTCACGTCCGCCCGCAACTCGAATCTCTTTCGTTGGATTCACCAACCGCATCAATGCTAGCACTTTCAAGCATTTTCGAGGATCTAGATCTCTTCTATTCTCCATAGGCGTCCCGGGAATCGGATTCAAAAAATTAATGGGAATAGAGTCTGCATCCAGTTCTCTTAGCGCAAACGCAATCTCGACGATTTCCTCGTCCGACTCTCCCATGCCGATGATCGCTCCCGAACAGGGGGACATACCTGCAAGCTTGGCCTTCTCCACCGTCTGAATCCGATCCTCATAGGTATGCGTCGAGGTAATCCGCCTAAATTGTCCGGCACTTGTATTCACATTGTGGTTGTATCGATCCACACCGGCCTCGTAGAGCCGACTCGCTTGCTCATCAGTCAAAATGCCAAGACAAGCACATATCTTCATCGGCAGAGTCGCCTTGATTTCCCGCACTGCCTCAACCACCTGATCCAGTTCTCTCTCTGTAGGCCCCCTGCCGCTAGCCACGATACAATATGTACCTACCTGCAGCTCCTTTGCTTTATGCGCCCCTTCAACAAGAATCTGCTTCTCCAAAAGCGGATATTTTACAATCGGCGCCTTGGAAACTATGGATTGTGAGCAATAACCGCAGTCTTCCGGACAAAGCCCGCTCTTTGCATTAATAATCAGATTGAGCTTGACCTTTTTGCCGTAGTAATACTTTCGCACCTGGTAAGCAGCCTGCATCATGGACAGCAGCTCATCGTCGTCCGCCGTTATAATCGCTAGCCCTTCCTCCCTTGTAATAACGCTGCCTTGCAGCACTTTCTCCGCTAACCGCTGCCAACCCACTCCATAGATAGATTTCATTCTCCCCATCCTTTTCCCATTTCGAAAACATAATCGTGACTTGGTCCAATTATCGATTGTCAACCTAAATACAAACCACACAGTTTACAATCCAGCTTTTATTCTACCACCTTCAACCAAAATATTCCATAAACTTAAAAGTCTGCTTACCTCCTTTATCCTCTAGCAAACAAAGCATACTTTTTGAGGGTTATCCACAACTACATACTCTTCTACCCACAGCCTCAGGGCAGATATCCACAAGTTATCCACAACCACGTAAAGGCACCTCGTAGAATATGAAGGCAAGCGTTAATCAAGACTCGATACTCTCCTCGAAAAAGGAACCTCAGTCGTCTCGAAGAGCCCGTGTTCTTAGAACCGAAAATGGGGCCGCGAGTTTCCCACATATAGATTCCGGTACATACAAGGAGGCTTGGTCATGCATAAAAGTAAAAAAGCATGGATTCGCTACAACCAAGTTGTATCCGAAACCATGCCTTATGGTATGCATTGATATTAGAAGCCCGTAGCTTCCGCCTTCGCAAGCTCTTGCTGAAGCTCTTCATGAATACTGCCGTTTGTCGCCAACACGTTGCGAACGGAAAGCTCGTAAGGCTTCCCTTGAGTGTCTGTTACCTTACCTCCTGATTCTATGATCAGCAACGCCCCTGCAGCCATGTCCCAAGAGCTTAAACCGACCTCCCAAAAGCCGCTCAATCTCCCTGCAGCTACGTATGCCATGTGCAGCGCCGCCGAGCCCGCTACCCGAAGATTTCTCACCTTCGGAGCTACAGCCTGCACGCCGCGGAGATTGATAGGAAGCGCCCCTTCTCTGTCCGCCGGAAAGCCCGTAGCAACAAGGCTGCCTGCCAGGGTCGCATCCAAGGAAACCGCCGTCTTCTTCCCGTGCATGTAAGCACCTTTGCCCTTCTCCGCTACGAACAATTCATCGCGAATCGGGTCATACACAACACCCACGATGACTTCTCCCTTGAACGCCAGCGCAATCGAGACAGAGAAGAAAGGGAATCCGTGTACGAAATTGGTCGTGCCGTCAATAGGATCTACGATCCACAAATACTCTGCATCACTTGCTGCTTCCAGAGCTTTGGCCGATGCAGCCGGCCCCGGCTCTACGCCTTCCTCGCCTAAGAAAGAATGGCTGGGAAAATGCGTCATAATGAGATTCTTAATCAGTTTCTCCGAGCCTTTATCCACCTCAGTTACGAGGTCATGCGAAGAGTATTTTTCATCAACTCTACTAAAATCTCCAAGCTTGCTCTTAATCCATTCACCCGCTTTGGCCGCCGTATTAATCGCCACCGCCGTAAAGCTTTTGCTGCCTACTACAAAAGGTTCAGTTGTTCCATTTGCCATGTATATATCAACTCTTTCTTTTCATTTAGAATCTACGCTAACTAAGTATAGTAATTATACGCTTTGAAAACCAGTATGTTTCATCTAAATTTCCTCCAAAATCCAACAATTTTCGTCATTTAGTTATATTTACCATGGTGGCAATTATGATATAATAGCACTTGAGTACCAAGTATTATTTAGAATGGAGGCGTGTAGACGGTGGTATTCAGTAGATTCAAACGTGTGCTTCACCGCTACGGAGACGTTCAACTGTATGTAACAGAAGTCCAATGTCTTCCGGATGGTAATCCACTCAACCTCTATATATACTTGAATGAATATTCAATGGAGATTATGATCTCTGTTGCCTCAATTCAAAAAGTGATTCGAAATCGACTCAAGCAGCAAACCCTTTATCTAATCCTTACTAAAGACAAACATCCAATTGTTCTTACGATAGATGACAACCGCGGCAATCACTACGTATATTGTCAAAAAACCGTCTACCAACTACTGCTCGATAATTATTATAGTAGTTCAAACAACTATGAAAGTATGCCATCCTTACCCCCCACAACAAGAACTGCATAATAATGTTATGCTCATTGATTCCCAAGTTTTATGTAGATTTCCTGAAGAGCTCATACAATGGATTGAGCATAGCAAGCTCATTATTAGTCCTCATTACAATAAGGAAATTGAACAACTTGTTCCAGATTGCAGTGAACGGGCTCGCATACTTACTGTAATAGAAACTCTCACTTCCACACATCCCGACAAACTAATTCGAGATAGACGTACTAGCAGCCTGTACGATGGAAACAGCTATTTGCATCAAATTGCCTCACAACCACATGTTTCAATAACAAAAGTGACGATTGTTACTATAGATGAGAACATTACAATGAAAGCTAAGCTTCAAGGATACGCTGTCTTCAATCCGATGCAGCAATTATCTGAAATACACCATCCCAAACGAGAACTAAACATACTCGATGTTTCTAAGGAAGAAACTCCCACGACTTCTAATCGATTTGAGGGACTTCCACCACGTTCAAAGCGCCGTCAAAAAAAACGAAATGGCTCTCTTTTAAATGCAATGAGTTCATTTTTCTTCTAGCATCATTCATCTACAAGATATCAAATAACTATTTTCCCTCAAACTACTCTTATAATTCCAATTACACCATGAAAAACTTAGATTCCCCTAAATATTTCGTAACTTCATCTAGGTGTGCGATGATGTGTATGCCGCTTCTTTGGGCGCTAGGCATACATGGAGCAAGTGGCGCAACCTCCACCTATTCTATCTAAATGGAGGAGCCACTATGAATATTAACGACACTTTCCTAATCCATTCCCAAAAAGCAGAGAGCAGAATCTACATCATATGCAAAAAGGTTCTTGATTGTATTGGTGCTCTGGCAGGACTGATTCTTTTATCCCCTCTACTCTTACTCATTTCTCTCCTTATTAAACTTGAAAACCCATCATCGGCTATCCTCTTCAAACAAATTCGTGTTGGCAAACATGGGGAACGGTTTACAATGTACAAGTTCCGCACGATGGTATCTGAGGCCGATACTCTACTCGAAGAAATCAAAGTACATAATGAAATCCATGGAAAAATGTTCAAAATTAAAAACGACCCAAGAATTACGAAAATCGGAAAATGTCTGCGCCAGACTAGTTTAGATGAGTTACCCCAATTATGGAATGTTCTAACTGGAAGTATGAGTTTAGTTGGGCCAAGACCACCCTTAGAACGCGAGGTAGCTGAATACACGTTATATGAAATAAAAAGGCTTTCAGTCATTCCCGGCTGTACAGGGTTATGGCAAATATCAGGAAGAAATGAGCTTGATTTCTATGACATGCTCCGCCTGGACTTCACCTACATCAACGAAGCTTCTTTATGGCTCGATTTGAAAATCATTGTCATGACCATCCCCGTTATGATAACTCGGAAGGGGGCGTTTTGATTATGCATAGTAAGCATCGCTATTCATTCATGCATACTTTCATTGATTCCTTAACCATGCAGCAAACGATTGAGCAAATCAAGCATTGCATTGAACAACGCATCCCTATGCAGCATGTAGTCATTAATGCAAGTAAATTGATTTTAATGAAGGATAATCGGGAATTAACGAAAATCGTTAACAACTGTAGCATCATTAATGCTGACGGACAAGCTATCGTTTGGGCAGGCAAACTACTAGGAATCCCTATTCCTGAACGTGTAGCTGGTGTTGATCTAATGTATCATCTACTGCAAATGGCCGAACGAAAACAGTATCGAGTATATATTTTAGGTGCCAGAGAAAATGTGTTGGAGCTTGCTGTCTCTGCTATGGTTAAACGCTTCCCTAAACTGCAGATCGCAGGATATCATCATGGTTACTTTCACAGAGATCAAGAACAAGAAATTGTTAAAAGAATCTCTGCTAGCGAAGCAGACATATTGTTTGTAGGAATGAGTTCACCGTTAAAAGAGTACTGGCTTAATAAGCACCTATTCGATTTGCAAACCCCCTTCAATATGGGTGTTGGGGGAAGCCTGGATATTTGGGCGGGATATACAAACAGAGCACCTGTATGGATGCAAAAAGCTGGGATGGAATGGTTATATCGACTATGTCAAGAGCCTCAACGCATGTGGAAGCGCTATCTCATTGGTAATACCAAATTCATCCAGCTCGTCCTTAGACATTACTTTAACCCCGTGGAGGCAGTCAATCATGACATCAATTAAGGAAACGATTTGTGTAGTTGGACTAGGATATATCGGGCTGCCTACTGCTGTTATGTTCGCACGCGCTGACCATACGGTTATCTGCGTCGACACCAACCTCAGGCTGCTTGCTCAGCTTGAACAAGGACAGATACCTTTTGATGAGCCACTCCTGCAAACATACTTCGAAAAAGTAAACCATAATCGTTTAAGCTATCTCCCTACGCCTTCAACTTCAGATGTGTTCATTATCGCTGTACCTACACCAGTTCGTGAAGAATACAAAGCTGACCTGACTTACGTAGAATCAGCTATCAATTCCATCCTTCCTGTACTCGAAGTCGGTAATTTAATAATTATAGAATCAACTATCCCTCCCAAAACAACCGATGGTGTTGTCACAAATCTTTTAACTCAAGCGGGTTGGAGAGTTGGTGAAGACATTTTCCTTGCCCACTGCCCAGAAAGAGTCCTCCCTGGTAAAATTATTGTTGAAATGAGGGAAAACGCTCGAATCATTGGCGGTATTAATGAAGCTTCTTGTAATAAAGCCGCTAGTCTCTATCGTAGCTTTGTAACTGGCACCATCTTAACAACAAGTAGTATCAATGCAGAAATGTGCAAGCTCATGGAGAACACCTACCGTGATGTCAATATTGCCTTAGCCAACGAGTTAGCCAAAGCCTCATCCGTCTTAGGGGTAAATCCCCTAGAAGTTATTCAACTAGCCAATCATCATCCTCGTGTACAAATTTTGCAACCTGGTCCGGGTGTAGGCGGTCATTGTATAGCAGTTGACCCTTACTTCATCATTCAGCAGGCTCATGGGCAAACCCCTCTTATGCAAACAGCCCGGGAG
This genomic window from Paenibacillus hexagrammi contains:
- a CDS encoding inositol monophosphatase family protein encodes the protein MANGTTEPFVVGSKSFTAVAINTAAKAGEWIKSKLGDFSRVDEKYSSHDLVTEVDKGSEKLIKNLIMTHFPSHSFLGEEGVEPGPAASAKALEAASDAEYLWIVDPIDGTTNFVHGFPFFSVSIALAFKGEVIVGVVYDPIRDELFVAEKGKGAYMHGKKTAVSLDATLAGSLVATGFPADREGALPINLRGVQAVAPKVRNLRVAGSAALHMAYVAAGRLSGFWEVGLSSWDMAAGALLIIESGGKVTDTQGKPYELSVRNVLATNGSIHEELQQELAKAEATGF
- a CDS encoding WecB/TagA/CpsF family glycosyltransferase, which encodes MHSKHRYSFMHTFIDSLTMQQTIEQIKHCIEQRIPMQHVVINASKLILMKDNRELTKIVNNCSIINADGQAIVWAGKLLGIPIPERVAGVDLMYHLLQMAERKQYRVYILGARENVLELAVSAMVKRFPKLQIAGYHHGYFHRDQEQEIVKRISASEADILFVGMSSPLKEYWLNKHLFDLQTPFNMGVGGSLDIWAGYTNRAPVWMQKAGMEWLYRLCQEPQRMWKRYLIGNTKFIQLVLRHYFNPVEAVNHDIN
- a CDS encoding nucleotide sugar dehydrogenase, translated to MKETICVVGLGYIGLPTAVMFARADHTVICVDTNLRLLAQLEQGQIPFDEPLLQTYFEKVNHNRLSYLPTPSTSDVFIIAVPTPVREEYKADLTYVESAINSILPVLEVGNLIIIESTIPPKTTDGVVTNLLTQAGWRVGEDIFLAHCPERVLPGKIIVEMRENARIIGGINEASCNKAASLYRSFVTGTILTTSSINAEMCKLMENTYRDVNIALANELAKASSVLGVNPLEVIQLANHHPRVQILQPGPGVGGHCIAVDPYFIIQQAHGQTPLMQTAREINTSMPAFVAEQVTRIVSPSMNKKISIFGITYKGNVSDFRESPALEVIHILKELYTINVHDPKVEAHHSPVPLVSLEDCLVGSELLIVLADHDEFYYLDAGELLAHMKSPIIFDTKNCVKLSNHPSIQYISYNNLNEIPDTA
- a CDS encoding sugar kinase; this encodes MQNESVQAPEIVTFGETMALLMPTSGKGLEYSSQLDSLFGGAESNVAIGAARLGARVGWFGRLGKDPLGRMILKRIRGEGVDVSRAELTAEAPTGLMMREVLMGKTSVYYYRKNSAASRMTPEHLDEAYIAQAKILHVTGITPALSESCKQTAIEAIRLARKHGVKVSFDPNLRLKLWSIEEARGVLLELAKEADYFLPGLDELKLLYQTEDWDTIVTKLRELPGISIVKGGEDETYVVDKESITAVPYFKAEQVVDTVGAGDGFCAGFLVGLVKGYDYAKAVRIGNLVGSLIVQAEGDWEGAPTWEQVEAVLNNVKHVER
- the bioB gene encoding biotin synthase BioB, encoding MKSIYGVGWQRLAEKVLQGSVITREEGLAIITADDDELLSMMQAAYQVRKYYYGKKVKLNLIINAKSGLCPEDCGYCSQSIVSKAPIVKYPLLEKQILVEGAHKAKELQVGTYCIVASGRGPTERELDQVVEAVREIKATLPMKICACLGILTDEQASRLYEAGVDRYNHNVNTSAGQFRRITSTHTYEDRIQTVEKAKLAGMSPCSGAIIGMGESDEEIVEIAFALRELDADSIPINFLNPIPGTPMENRRDLDPRKCLKVLALMRLVNPTKEIRVAGGREVNLGSLQSLSLYAANSVFVGDYLTTEGQEAEQDHRMIEELGFEVEQCAL
- a CDS encoding sugar transferase: MNINDTFLIHSQKAESRIYIICKKVLDCIGALAGLILLSPLLLLISLLIKLENPSSAILFKQIRVGKHGERFTMYKFRTMVSEADTLLEEIKVHNEIHGKMFKIKNDPRITKIGKCLRQTSLDELPQLWNVLTGSMSLVGPRPPLEREVAEYTLYEIKRLSVIPGCTGLWQISGRNELDFYDMLRLDFTYINEASLWLDLKIIVMTIPVMITRKGAF
- a CDS encoding DinB family protein codes for the protein MMKAKLLLQVDSLEQVETIYISRLGWRAFESDVSLPMEMGMLEIVPEYPVLFINREKYQALKQQGKQMEELQNWLAASAHRPKQGDSIYVGVSSIAEMEKSLRMRGWDEFSRDEDPGSIRKLLVPIPNEYLVVYWEELFPSHEEILDRYARGADELEAAIQGLTNDQLDHRGTLGKWSIREQLLHVVDLELITIHKVKFALAEPGRSYQGNPFSQDDWSVGLSYAKRSIETELLLFRTIRAHILGLCGCLPDALERRVITSAREESVGQLLKMMSGHAYHHIRAIQRIRQLHRE